Proteins encoded by one window of Dendropsophus ebraccatus isolate aDenEbr1 chromosome 4, aDenEbr1.pat, whole genome shotgun sequence:
- the CCDC85B gene encoding coiled-coil domain-containing protein 85B codes for MNEECGLLGRDLSKVTDEEMLSHSKEELVRKLREEEAEKMAALIQRGRLIKEVNRQLQGHLTEIRELKQVNHRLQEENRELKDLCCFLDDDRLKSKKLASEWQLFGYHAAKVLREDLGGYLKKLSELERRQDELVRENSCLSEVFLALEEDGASIRHHASPVASSELSLLPCGPRDLGDGSSSTGSVGSPDQLHVVCSPDD; via the coding sequence ATGAATGAGGAATGTGGTCTGCTGGGACGGGACCTTTCTAAGGTGACAGATGAAGAAATGCTATCCCATAGCAAAGAGGAACTTGTGCGAAAACTGAGAGAAGAGGAAGCCGAGAAAATGGCAGCCCTCATCCAAAGAGGTCGCCTAATAAAGGAGGTCAACCGCCAGCTACAAGGCCACTTAACGGAGATTCGCGAGTTAAAGCAAGTCAATCATCGCCTTCAGGAGGAGAACAGAGAGTTGAAAGACCTTTGCTGCTTCTTGGATGATGACAGATTGAAAAGCAAGAAGTTGGCCAGTGAATGGCAGCTCTTTGGCTACCATGCAGCCAAAGTGTTACGGGAAGACTTGGGTGGGTATCTGAAAAAACTTTCCGAGCTCGAGCGACGCCAGGATGAGCTTGTGCGGGAAAACTCATGCCTTTCTGAAGTTTTTCTGGCTCTAGAGGAAGACGGGGCTTCCATAAGGCATCACGCCAGCCCAGTGGCTTCATCAGAGCTAAGCCTTTTACCATGTGGACCTCGAGACTTGGGAGATGGGAGCTCCAGTACAGGGAGTGTAGGGAGTCCTGACCAACTCCATGTTGTTTGTTCACCCGATGACTGA